One Carassius carassius chromosome 20, fCarCar2.1, whole genome shotgun sequence DNA segment encodes these proteins:
- the LOC132096281 gene encoding poly [ADP-ribose] polymerase 2-like isoform X1 has translation MRRTRSCRSKSVAETQEAKTIWQWKGDDGEWEPYPPEVCVQLDTAKQAGEKSMSLAIGPGYEVDLVKMTQTNTVTKYKRKIRLQKVKSEDVDEGNAPNGKNGDVVQVKEEKEEEEEQPVSKKRRNEGRSQRANKVKPVVKEESEEEVVKTVIMKGKAPVDPECKAKIGKAHIYSEGADVYDVMLNQTNLQFNNNKYYLIQLLQDDNGKAYSVWMRWGRVGKVGQNSLVNCGGNLAQAKDTFKKKFFDKTKNEWEHRANFEKVAGKYDMVFVDYSTEDKEKDKAVVSSPSEIKPCQLNSKVQSLLELICDLKAMEECVLEMKYDTKKAPLGKLTTEQIRAGYASLKRIEECIKKKRSNKELLEACNQFYTRIPHDFGLRTPPIIRTEAELKEKIALLEALCDIQIAVKMVQSSVQNDEHPLDRQYRSLQCRLQPLDSNSNEYKVIEKYLQSTHAPTHTDYTMSILDIFAVEREGERDSFCSEMENKMLLWHGSRLSNWVGILSKGLRVAPPEAPVTGYMFGKGVYFADMSSKSANYCFANQKNNQGLLLLSEVALGNSNELLDADYTADQLPSGKHSTRGLGQTAPDPNNYVALDGVTVPMGPSVKTGVGQKGGYTLLYNEYIVYNPAQILMKYLLRVQFNFSSLW, from the exons ATGCGTCGAACGAGGAGTTGCCGGAGCAAGTCTGTGGCAGAGACACAAGAGGCGAAGACAA TTTGGCAGTGGAAGGGAGATGATGGTGAGTGGGAGCCGTATCCTCCAGAGGTTTGTGTCCAGCTGGATACAGCAAAGCAGGCCGGAGAAAAGTCAATGTCACTGGCGATCGGACCTGGTTATGAGGTGGATCTTGTGAAAATGACTCAGACTAATACTGTCACCAAGTATAAACGAAAAATACGCCTTCAGAAAGTGAAGTCAG AAGATGTAGATGAAGGGAATGCCCCGAATGGCAAAAATGGAGATGTGGTTCAGGTTaaagaggagaaagaggaggaagaggagcaaCCGGTTTCTAAGAAGAGACGCAATGAAGGGAGGAGTCAGAGAGCGAACAAAGTCAAGCCCGTTGTAAAAGAGGAGAGTGAAG AAGAGGTTGTGAAGACGGTCATTATGAAAGGAAAAGCCCCGGTTGATCCGGAATGCAAGGCTAAAATTGGAAAG GCCCACATCTACAGCGAGGGGGCTGATGTATATGATGTTATGCTGAATCAG ACTAACCTTCAGTtcaacaacaataaatattacCTGATTCAGCTTCTTCAGGACGACAATGGAAAAGCCTACAGTGTTTGGATGAGGTGGGGACGAG TGGGAAAAGTAGGACAGAACAGCTTGGTTAACTGTGGGGGGAATCTTGCTCAGGCCAAAGACACCTTCAAAAagaa ATTCTTTGACAAGACCAAGAATGAGTGGGAGCATCGAGCAAATTTTGAGAAAGTTGCAGGAAAATATGACATGGTATTTGTAGACTACAGCACTGAAGACAAG GAGAAGGACAAGGCTGTGGTATCCTCTCCTTCTGAAATAAAGCCCTGCCAGCTGAACAGCAAGGTCCAGTCTCTGCTAGAGCTTATATGTGACCTCAAAGCCATGGAAGAGTGTGTGCTAGAAATGAAGTATGACACCAAAAAAGCCCCACTCg GAAAACTAACTACAGAGCAGATTCGAGCTGGCTATGCCTCTTTGaagaggattgaggagtgtataaAGAAAAAGAGGAGTAATAAGGAACTCCTAGAAGCATGCAACCAGTTTTACACTCGCATCCCTCATGACTTTGG GTTGCGGACACCCCCCATAATACGCACAGAGGCTGAGCTAAAGGAGAAAATTGCTTTGCTTGAG gcTTTATGTGACATCCAGATAGCAGTGAAAATGGTTCAGTCTAGTGTTCAGAACGATGAGCATCCTTTGGACAGACAGTATCGTTCTCTACAATGTCGACTGCAGCCACTGGATTCTAACAGCAATGAATACAAG GTTATAGAGAAATATCTTCAGTCCACTCATGCACCCACCCATACTGACTACACAATGAGCATTCTGGACATCTTTGCTGTAGAAAGAGAGGGCGAGAGGGACAGCTTCTGCTCTGAGATGGAAAACAA AATGCTCCTGTGGCATGGTTCCCGTCTGTCGAACTGGGTGGGGATCCTGAGTAAGGGGCTGCGAGTGGCCCCTCCAGAGGCACCAGTGACCGGATACATG TTTGGTAAGGGGGTCTACTTTGCAGACATGTCATCTAAAAGTGCCAATTACTGCTTTGCCAATCAGAAGAACAACCAAGGACTCTTGTTGCTGAGCGAG GTTGCCCTTGGGAATAGTAATGAACTTTTGGATGCAGATTACACTGCTGACCAACTGCCTTCTGGGAAACATAGCACAAGAGGCCTGGGGCAGACTGCTCCTGACCCTAACAACTATGTTGCATT GGATGGTGTGACAGTACCCATGGGGCCCTCTGTGAAGACCGGGGTGGGGCAGAAGGGAGGTTACACCCTCCTTTATAACGAGTACATTGTGTATAACCCTGCTCAGATACTGATGAAGTATCTCCTCCGGGTTCAGTTTAACTTTTCTTCGCTGTGGTGA
- the LOC132096281 gene encoding poly [ADP-ribose] polymerase 2-like isoform X2: MRRTRSCRSKSVAETQEAKTIWQWKGDDGEWEPYPPEVCVQLDTAKQAGEKSMSLAIGPGYEVDLVKMTQTNTVTKYKRKIRLQKVKSEDVDEGNAPNGKNGDVVQVKEEKEEEEEQPVSKKRRNEGRSQRANKVKPVVKEESEEVVKTVIMKGKAPVDPECKAKIGKAHIYSEGADVYDVMLNQTNLQFNNNKYYLIQLLQDDNGKAYSVWMRWGRVGKVGQNSLVNCGGNLAQAKDTFKKKFFDKTKNEWEHRANFEKVAGKYDMVFVDYSTEDKEKDKAVVSSPSEIKPCQLNSKVQSLLELICDLKAMEECVLEMKYDTKKAPLGKLTTEQIRAGYASLKRIEECIKKKRSNKELLEACNQFYTRIPHDFGLRTPPIIRTEAELKEKIALLEALCDIQIAVKMVQSSVQNDEHPLDRQYRSLQCRLQPLDSNSNEYKVIEKYLQSTHAPTHTDYTMSILDIFAVEREGERDSFCSEMENKMLLWHGSRLSNWVGILSKGLRVAPPEAPVTGYMFGKGVYFADMSSKSANYCFANQKNNQGLLLLSEVALGNSNELLDADYTADQLPSGKHSTRGLGQTAPDPNNYVALDGVTVPMGPSVKTGVGQKGGYTLLYNEYIVYNPAQILMKYLLRVQFNFSSLW; encoded by the exons ATGCGTCGAACGAGGAGTTGCCGGAGCAAGTCTGTGGCAGAGACACAAGAGGCGAAGACAA TTTGGCAGTGGAAGGGAGATGATGGTGAGTGGGAGCCGTATCCTCCAGAGGTTTGTGTCCAGCTGGATACAGCAAAGCAGGCCGGAGAAAAGTCAATGTCACTGGCGATCGGACCTGGTTATGAGGTGGATCTTGTGAAAATGACTCAGACTAATACTGTCACCAAGTATAAACGAAAAATACGCCTTCAGAAAGTGAAGTCAG AAGATGTAGATGAAGGGAATGCCCCGAATGGCAAAAATGGAGATGTGGTTCAGGTTaaagaggagaaagaggaggaagaggagcaaCCGGTTTCTAAGAAGAGACGCAATGAAGGGAGGAGTCAGAGAGCGAACAAAGTCAAGCCCGTTGTAAAAGAGGAGAGTGAAG AGGTTGTGAAGACGGTCATTATGAAAGGAAAAGCCCCGGTTGATCCGGAATGCAAGGCTAAAATTGGAAAG GCCCACATCTACAGCGAGGGGGCTGATGTATATGATGTTATGCTGAATCAG ACTAACCTTCAGTtcaacaacaataaatattacCTGATTCAGCTTCTTCAGGACGACAATGGAAAAGCCTACAGTGTTTGGATGAGGTGGGGACGAG TGGGAAAAGTAGGACAGAACAGCTTGGTTAACTGTGGGGGGAATCTTGCTCAGGCCAAAGACACCTTCAAAAagaa ATTCTTTGACAAGACCAAGAATGAGTGGGAGCATCGAGCAAATTTTGAGAAAGTTGCAGGAAAATATGACATGGTATTTGTAGACTACAGCACTGAAGACAAG GAGAAGGACAAGGCTGTGGTATCCTCTCCTTCTGAAATAAAGCCCTGCCAGCTGAACAGCAAGGTCCAGTCTCTGCTAGAGCTTATATGTGACCTCAAAGCCATGGAAGAGTGTGTGCTAGAAATGAAGTATGACACCAAAAAAGCCCCACTCg GAAAACTAACTACAGAGCAGATTCGAGCTGGCTATGCCTCTTTGaagaggattgaggagtgtataaAGAAAAAGAGGAGTAATAAGGAACTCCTAGAAGCATGCAACCAGTTTTACACTCGCATCCCTCATGACTTTGG GTTGCGGACACCCCCCATAATACGCACAGAGGCTGAGCTAAAGGAGAAAATTGCTTTGCTTGAG gcTTTATGTGACATCCAGATAGCAGTGAAAATGGTTCAGTCTAGTGTTCAGAACGATGAGCATCCTTTGGACAGACAGTATCGTTCTCTACAATGTCGACTGCAGCCACTGGATTCTAACAGCAATGAATACAAG GTTATAGAGAAATATCTTCAGTCCACTCATGCACCCACCCATACTGACTACACAATGAGCATTCTGGACATCTTTGCTGTAGAAAGAGAGGGCGAGAGGGACAGCTTCTGCTCTGAGATGGAAAACAA AATGCTCCTGTGGCATGGTTCCCGTCTGTCGAACTGGGTGGGGATCCTGAGTAAGGGGCTGCGAGTGGCCCCTCCAGAGGCACCAGTGACCGGATACATG TTTGGTAAGGGGGTCTACTTTGCAGACATGTCATCTAAAAGTGCCAATTACTGCTTTGCCAATCAGAAGAACAACCAAGGACTCTTGTTGCTGAGCGAG GTTGCCCTTGGGAATAGTAATGAACTTTTGGATGCAGATTACACTGCTGACCAACTGCCTTCTGGGAAACATAGCACAAGAGGCCTGGGGCAGACTGCTCCTGACCCTAACAACTATGTTGCATT GGATGGTGTGACAGTACCCATGGGGCCCTCTGTGAAGACCGGGGTGGGGCAGAAGGGAGGTTACACCCTCCTTTATAACGAGTACATTGTGTATAACCCTGCTCAGATACTGATGAAGTATCTCCTCCGGGTTCAGTTTAACTTTTCTTCGCTGTGGTGA